A genomic segment from Halobellus litoreus encodes:
- a CDS encoding aldehyde dehydrogenase family protein produces the protein MEPLYINGQWIEPDSGGIRVTSPIDGSELGTVGAGTAEHVDDAVAATVSASDALREMNVHRRADAVEAAMDVIEDRADEITETMTSEVGKTRGEAREEVASAVRSGRAYAADAVRLSGDVTRSRFDGRHNFTRREPYGPAGIITPWNYPFEIPTDHLSAALVAGNPVTWKPASEAALTATHIAKAFAETSLPEGAFNFVPGAGGTVGAALSGHRDVRLLAFTGSTDVGQGIAAAAAERSAECLLELGGKDPVLVLDDADVARAADAIVLGSNYNCGQSCSGTERVIATEPVYDELVSAVTERTEELTVGDPREEETDVGPPINDDVRSTTERQITAAVEAGARVTTGGSVGDRYIEPTVLADVTPEMRAATEETFGPLTPIIPVADREEAVEIANDTRYGLQAAVFTESIRDAHQVIDGLRSGGVVVNATNNVWEHQLPFGGVKQSGSGGEYKGRWHLDSMTHLKSVAIDYSD, from the coding sequence ATGGAGCCGCTGTACATCAACGGTCAGTGGATCGAACCGGATTCCGGCGGAATCCGTGTGACCTCCCCGATCGATGGAAGCGAACTGGGAACGGTCGGCGCAGGGACAGCGGAACACGTCGACGACGCAGTCGCCGCGACTGTCAGCGCGTCGGACGCGCTCCGGGAGATGAACGTGCACCGACGCGCCGACGCCGTCGAGGCAGCGATGGACGTCATCGAAGACCGGGCCGACGAGATTACCGAGACGATGACGTCGGAAGTGGGGAAGACGAGAGGCGAAGCCCGGGAGGAAGTCGCCAGCGCCGTCCGGTCGGGCCGCGCGTACGCGGCCGACGCCGTTCGACTCTCCGGCGACGTGACGCGTTCGCGGTTCGACGGCCGTCACAACTTCACCCGGCGAGAGCCGTACGGTCCCGCCGGCATCATCACGCCGTGGAACTACCCGTTCGAAATTCCGACGGACCACCTCTCGGCGGCCCTCGTCGCGGGGAACCCGGTCACGTGGAAGCCAGCGTCCGAGGCCGCGCTGACCGCAACCCACATCGCGAAGGCCTTCGCGGAGACTTCGCTCCCCGAGGGAGCGTTCAATTTCGTTCCCGGGGCCGGTGGGACTGTGGGTGCGGCACTGAGCGGCCATCGGGATGTCCGGCTCCTGGCATTTACCGGCAGCACCGACGTGGGACAGGGCATCGCAGCGGCGGCGGCCGAGCGGAGCGCGGAGTGTCTGCTCGAACTCGGGGGAAAAGATCCGGTACTGGTACTCGACGACGCGGACGTAGCGCGGGCGGCAGACGCGATCGTGTTAGGAAGCAACTACAATTGCGGGCAGTCGTGTTCGGGGACCGAGCGCGTGATCGCGACAGAACCGGTCTACGACGAGTTGGTTTCGGCGGTCACAGAGCGCACCGAGGAACTCACGGTCGGAGACCCCCGAGAGGAAGAAACCGACGTCGGGCCGCCCATCAACGACGACGTCAGGTCGACCACGGAGCGACAGATCACGGCGGCCGTCGAGGCGGGCGCTCGCGTAACCACTGGTGGTTCCGTCGGTGACCGGTACATCGAACCCACTGTGCTCGCCGACGTCACGCCAGAAATGCGGGCGGCGACCGAGGAGACGTTCGGTCCGCTCACTCCGATCATTCCCGTCGCAGACCGCGAGGAAGCGGTGGAGATCGCAAACGACACGCGGTATGGACTCCAGGCAGCCGTTTTCACCGAATCAATCCGTGATGCACATCAGGTGATCGACGGACTTCGATCCGGGGGCGTCGTCGTCAACGCAACGAACAACGTCTGGGAGCACCAGCTCCCCTTCGGCGGCGTCAAACAGAGCGGCAGCGGCGGTGAGTACAAGGGCCGCTGGCATCTCGATTCGATGACGCACCTGAAGTCCGTCGCGATCGACTACAGCGACTGA
- a CDS encoding DMT family transporter, producing the protein MSATLAVIALSLASGALWGVGPVFSKLGMERGGQPRRATLIVLFVGAAVFWIVPLVGGWSHGFVTRLPVMDITVFVFSGVVGTSLAWLLWFRGIRRVGASVGNVLFYTQPLFATLLAALLLGERLTSVTGAGVVLIVLGVGLLSLSDGTNVRLRFSKALLLPLAAAVFAAVSNVVNRFGFETSAATPLEAAAINLTSALPLVVGHTLGYQPEVLTAPGRSDAYFLCSGLTNVGAVFTMFTALANGPVVVVVPLVSTSPLFTTALAYVFLSDVETITSRTLISAVLTVVGAAITAL; encoded by the coding sequence ATGTCAGCTACGCTTGCCGTCATAGCGCTGTCGCTTGCCTCGGGGGCCCTGTGGGGAGTCGGGCCCGTCTTCTCGAAACTCGGTATGGAACGGGGCGGCCAGCCGCGGCGAGCGACGCTCATCGTCCTCTTTGTCGGGGCGGCGGTCTTTTGGATCGTTCCGCTCGTTGGGGGGTGGAGTCACGGGTTCGTGACCCGACTGCCCGTGATGGACATCACCGTGTTCGTCTTTTCGGGGGTCGTCGGGACCTCACTGGCCTGGTTGCTGTGGTTCCGAGGAATCAGACGGGTGGGGGCGAGCGTCGGTAACGTCCTCTTCTACACGCAACCGCTCTTCGCGACGCTTCTGGCGGCTCTTTTGCTTGGCGAACGGCTGACGTCCGTCACCGGGGCCGGTGTCGTCCTGATCGTCCTCGGCGTCGGATTGCTGTCACTGTCGGACGGGACGAACGTTCGACTCCGGTTCTCGAAAGCGCTGTTGCTCCCGCTGGCGGCGGCGGTGTTCGCCGCGGTGAGCAACGTGGTGAACCGCTTCGGGTTCGAGACGTCGGCCGCGACGCCGCTGGAGGCTGCGGCGATCAATCTGACCAGCGCACTGCCGCTCGTCGTCGGACACACCCTCGGCTATCAGCCAGAAGTGCTGACAGCGCCCGGCCGCTCCGACGCGTACTTCCTCTGCTCGGGACTCACGAACGTGGGTGCCGTCTTCACGATGTTCACAGCCCTCGCGAACGGACCGGTAGTGGTGGTCGTACCGCTCGTGAGCACCTCACCGCTGTTCACGACTGCGCTGGCATACGTCTTTTTGAGCGACGTCGAGACGATAACCTCGCGAACCCTGATCAGTGCGGTACTGACGGTGGTCGGCGCAGCGATAACGGCTCTTTGA
- a CDS encoding amidohydrolase family protein: MLDSALQVPEEDRLGSAEDLDRIVDADAQVQETPEALLEHMDESSGAHRVISLTELRHDMIYAGPSSYPLYEYKRTNGGGESVADDDVDDAIGATELADRARAAGIDAGVVNPTLNLGLAEVNNDRFAVALASAYNDWLLAQLDDCPSLVGNAVVAPQHPTRAAEEIDRLADEDDIVGVQLPASGLLPPPGHRQYEPIYDAADSHDLPIAMKSTVGNKSFGQQYWWAQSFPEDFVYQHGFVQMRNLTSILFEGIPEKYDVDFVVQGAGIGFVPSFTHRLDDHYLELGYEIPALTQLPSAYLSESFYWTTQPMNQPPQGDPQFAAMVNMIGPENVLFGSDLPHGISDLPETVVDRLAESVTAEELGAIMADNVERVYGLS, encoded by the coding sequence ATGCTGGACAGCGCACTGCAGGTCCCCGAGGAGGACAGACTCGGGAGTGCCGAGGACCTCGACCGGATCGTCGACGCCGACGCGCAGGTGCAGGAAACGCCCGAGGCGCTGTTGGAGCATATGGACGAATCCTCGGGTGCCCACCGGGTCATCTCGCTCACGGAACTCCGGCACGATATGATCTATGCCGGTCCGTCCAGTTATCCGCTCTACGAGTACAAACGGACCAACGGCGGCGGCGAGAGCGTCGCCGACGACGACGTCGACGACGCTATCGGTGCGACCGAACTCGCCGACCGGGCACGTGCCGCGGGAATCGACGCCGGCGTGGTCAATCCCACGTTGAACCTCGGCCTCGCGGAAGTCAACAACGACCGCTTCGCTGTCGCGCTGGCGAGCGCGTACAACGACTGGCTGCTCGCCCAACTCGACGACTGTCCGAGCCTGGTTGGGAACGCCGTCGTCGCCCCGCAACACCCGACTCGCGCGGCCGAGGAGATCGACCGACTCGCTGACGAGGACGACATCGTGGGGGTCCAACTGCCCGCGAGCGGCCTCCTGCCGCCGCCGGGCCACCGCCAGTACGAACCGATATACGACGCCGCCGACTCGCACGACCTCCCGATCGCGATGAAGTCGACGGTCGGGAACAAGAGCTTCGGACAGCAGTACTGGTGGGCCCAGTCGTTCCCCGAGGACTTCGTCTATCAGCACGGATTCGTCCAGATGCGCAACCTCACGTCGATACTGTTCGAAGGCATCCCGGAAAAGTACGACGTCGACTTCGTCGTCCAGGGGGCGGGCATCGGCTTCGTCCCGTCCTTCACCCACCGGCTGGACGACCATTACCTCGAGCTCGGGTACGAGATTCCCGCGCTCACGCAACTGCCGAGCGCGTATCTCTCCGAGTCGTTCTACTGGACGACGCAACCGATGAACCAGCCGCCCCAAGGCGACCCGCAGTTCGCGGCGATGGTGAACATGATCGGTCCCGAGAACGTCCTGTTCGGGTCGGACCTCCCCCACGGGATCAGCGACCTCCCGGAGACGGTCGTCGATCGACTGGCCGAGTCGGTCACCGCGGAGGAACTCGGGGCGATAATGGCCGACAACGTCGAACGCGTCTACGGGCTTTCGTAG
- a CDS encoding Rieske (2Fe-2S) protein, giving the protein MTERYAVADVDEFSGDGSRVITEVEGQEIAVFRHEGEYHALANYCIHQAGPLCEGALSGSITTDDDGWDWAYDDEERYVVCPWHGWMFDIETGRSPKDERYAVPTYDVEVEDGTVYAVR; this is encoded by the coding sequence ATGACTGAACGGTACGCGGTCGCCGACGTGGACGAGTTCAGCGGTGACGGATCGCGCGTGATTACCGAAGTCGAGGGGCAGGAAATAGCCGTGTTCCGGCACGAAGGGGAGTATCACGCGCTCGCGAACTACTGCATTCATCAGGCTGGCCCGCTGTGTGAAGGCGCGCTCAGCGGCAGCATCACCACGGACGACGACGGATGGGACTGGGCGTACGACGACGAGGAGCGCTACGTCGTCTGCCCGTGGCACGGGTGGATGTTCGACATCGAGACCGGACGGAGCCCCAAAGACGAGCGATACGCCGTCCCGACCTACGACGTCGAGGTCGAAGACGGCACCGTCTACGCCGTTCGGTGA
- a CDS encoding amidohydrolase family protein — MTQDIKQRSLTSLDEVETVIDADAHAQASWDDIRAHLDGSHERFESFFESSPAPGTEMNLYHSPTPTYLYEDMKDREDESTGLYDEAGLEQTAAVTERIGVDAGVVNPTLILNLNFVRERDYAVAIMQGYNDWLVSELDRYDNMVGNLVVAPQDPTRSAEEIDRLADEADIAGVQLLGTALVPPAGHASYDPIYEAAEANGLPISMHTSGAGMKPFPEQSFWAETYAEDHVTQHPFAHTVNATSLLLNGVPERFPELTFVFQEAGIGYVPYLLGRLDTAYHEFPDEVPALSAPPSDYVAETFYWCTQPLGHTAETPRHLAWLVELVGPENLLFAADAPHPDFDTPEELFDRVRAYFSADEVTAMMGENAMDVYDIE, encoded by the coding sequence ATGACACAGGATATCAAACAGCGATCGCTTACGTCGCTCGACGAGGTCGAGACGGTCATCGACGCCGACGCTCACGCCCAAGCGTCGTGGGACGACATCCGTGCGCACCTCGACGGGTCCCACGAACGCTTCGAGTCGTTCTTCGAGTCCTCGCCCGCGCCGGGGACCGAGATGAACCTCTATCACTCCCCGACGCCGACGTACCTGTACGAGGATATGAAAGACCGGGAGGACGAGAGTACCGGTCTCTACGACGAAGCGGGCCTCGAACAGACGGCGGCAGTGACGGAACGGATCGGCGTCGACGCGGGAGTGGTGAACCCGACCCTCATCCTGAACTTGAACTTCGTCCGCGAACGCGACTACGCCGTCGCGATTATGCAGGGGTACAACGACTGGCTGGTTTCGGAGTTGGATCGGTACGACAACATGGTCGGGAATCTCGTCGTCGCGCCGCAGGACCCGACCCGCTCCGCCGAGGAGATCGACCGTCTGGCTGACGAAGCCGACATTGCCGGAGTCCAGTTGCTCGGGACGGCGCTCGTTCCGCCCGCCGGGCACGCCTCGTACGATCCCATCTACGAAGCGGCCGAGGCGAACGGCCTCCCGATCAGTATGCATACGAGCGGTGCCGGAATGAAGCCGTTCCCGGAACAGTCGTTCTGGGCGGAAACGTACGCCGAGGATCACGTCACGCAGCACCCCTTCGCCCATACGGTGAACGCCACGTCGCTCCTCCTCAACGGCGTCCCGGAGCGGTTCCCGGAGCTGACGTTCGTGTTCCAGGAGGCCGGGATCGGCTACGTGCCGTACTTGCTCGGCCGTCTGGACACCGCGTATCACGAGTTCCCCGACGAGGTGCCCGCGCTTTCGGCGCCGCCGAGTGACTACGTCGCCGAGACGTTCTACTGGTGTACGCAGCCGCTCGGTCACACCGCCGAGACGCCTCGACACCTGGCGTGGCTCGTCGAACTCGTCGGACCGGAGAACCTGCTGTTCGCCGCGGACGCACCTCATCCCGACTTCGACACACCGGAGGAACTCTTCGACCGGGTGCGCGCGTACTTCAGCGCCGACGAGGTGACCGCAATGATGGGCGAAAACGCGATGGACGTGTACGATATCGAATGA
- a CDS encoding thiamine pyrophosphate-binding protein: MQSENVTGSELFVEALESYGVTHLFGNPGTTELPIMRAIADSDLTYVLGLHEDIAVGMAGGYASARRYQANHDASITPLGVVNLHVAPGLAHGLGNVQNASWSGAPLLVTAGNHSTDFQHEEPILSGELAGMVDEYCKLSAEITDVSNVSTMVRRAVKTALTPPMGPVFLGLPMDVMRAETSDSPDRLGAVPSPGRGERSQIEAAAAALETGDDPVLVLGDRVARTGPDAIEAAVRLSESTGCAVYSEMNTCEINFPPDHEQWVSYLTPDPEMGRAAFEADTLVFVGCTTNTPYIPYDEPYVPSDATIVDIDVDDADIAKNDPADVAIVGDLASVMGELADSVDVSEQRRRARKRDLPDRRSEAAAFLSVGSESATDGSISKDTLAAAIADVAPDSYVLNESNTSKFALLSRFRPGPEQFVSNKNGGLGYSLPATVGAAVAHREGGDDRPVVGFIGDGSYLYYPQSLYSAARYDLDLTVVVPNNRNYRILKDGMLDIYGGSDEEHDYVGMDFDPAVDLAANAESHGASGYRVAEESELSDTLAEAIESGTPAVVDVPVRD, from the coding sequence ATGCAATCTGAGAACGTAACCGGTTCCGAGCTGTTCGTCGAAGCGTTGGAGTCGTACGGGGTTACGCATCTCTTCGGTAACCCCGGGACGACGGAACTACCGATTATGCGCGCGATCGCCGACTCCGACCTGACGTACGTGCTCGGCCTGCACGAGGACATCGCGGTCGGGATGGCGGGCGGCTACGCGAGCGCACGGCGGTACCAGGCCAACCACGATGCGTCGATTACGCCGCTCGGCGTCGTGAATCTCCACGTCGCGCCGGGGTTGGCGCACGGACTCGGGAATGTCCAGAACGCCTCGTGGTCCGGGGCGCCACTCCTCGTCACGGCAGGAAACCACAGCACCGACTTCCAGCACGAGGAGCCGATCCTCTCGGGCGAACTCGCCGGAATGGTCGACGAGTACTGCAAACTGAGCGCCGAGATCACCGACGTCTCGAACGTGTCGACGATGGTGAGACGCGCGGTCAAAACAGCGCTGACGCCGCCGATGGGCCCGGTTTTTCTCGGACTTCCGATGGACGTGATGCGCGCCGAGACGTCGGATTCCCCGGACCGGCTCGGCGCGGTGCCATCTCCGGGACGCGGGGAACGGTCGCAGATCGAAGCCGCGGCGGCCGCCCTGGAGACCGGCGACGATCCGGTACTCGTGCTGGGTGATCGGGTGGCACGAACGGGACCGGACGCAATCGAGGCGGCGGTCAGGTTATCCGAGTCGACCGGCTGTGCCGTGTATAGCGAGATGAACACCTGTGAAATCAACTTCCCCCCAGACCACGAGCAGTGGGTCTCGTATCTCACCCCGGATCCGGAGATGGGGCGCGCGGCGTTCGAAGCCGACACGCTCGTGTTCGTTGGCTGTACGACGAACACGCCGTACATTCCGTACGACGAGCCCTACGTGCCGTCGGACGCGACCATCGTAGACATCGACGTCGATGACGCCGACATCGCGAAAAACGACCCCGCGGACGTCGCCATCGTCGGCGACTTGGCGTCGGTGATGGGGGAGTTGGCCGACTCGGTAGACGTATCCGAGCAGCGTCGACGAGCGCGCAAGCGGGACCTGCCCGATCGCCGCTCGGAAGCGGCGGCGTTTCTCAGTGTCGGGAGCGAATCCGCAACCGACGGATCGATCTCGAAAGACACGCTGGCCGCGGCGATCGCCGACGTCGCCCCCGACAGCTACGTGCTCAACGAGAGCAACACCAGTAAATTCGCGCTGCTCTCTCGGTTCCGCCCGGGTCCCGAGCAGTTCGTCTCGAACAAGAACGGCGGACTGGGGTACAGTCTCCCCGCGACCGTGGGGGCTGCGGTCGCACACAGGGAGGGAGGCGACGACCGCCCGGTCGTCGGCTTCATCGGCGACGGTTCCTACCTCTACTACCCGCAGTCACTCTACAGCGCGGCTCGATACGACCTCGACCTGACCGTCGTGGTGCCGAACAACCGGAACTACCGGATTCTGAAAGACGGGATGCTCGACATCTACGGTGGGTCCGACGAGGAGCACGACTACGTCGGGATGGACTTCGATCCGGCGGTCGACCTCGCGGCGAACGCCGAGAGCCACGGCGCGAGCGGCTACAGGGTCGCGGAGGAGTCAGAACTATCCGACACGCTGGCCGAGGCCATCGAATCCGGCACGCCCGCCGTCGTCGACGTCCCCGTGCGCGACTGA
- a CDS encoding C-terminal binding protein, whose product MSSETPVRIVHIDPDGFEDVAIERSTLEAELGSIAFETVDVGGADVAEAVDAADILLTHYASVPASAMDATGCSVVTCYATGVDNVDVEAATERGIAVTNVPKYCDEEVGEHIVTLALALLRGLPQYQTHTAEGGWDWRAADSVRTAETQTFGFFAFGRKARVAAARAKAFGFDVVAHDPYLSAEEIREAGADPVSFDDLVDESDVLSLNAPLTPETEQRFDASVFDRMRPGSILINTARGKLVDEDALLDALDNGPLRGAGLDVLASEPPEQTNPLLRHPETIVTPHAAWYSPGAVERVRRRGSKIAAAAYRGEAVDGVVNPDALHVE is encoded by the coding sequence ATGTCTTCCGAGACGCCAGTGCGAATCGTACACATCGACCCGGACGGCTTCGAAGACGTGGCAATCGAACGATCGACGTTGGAGGCGGAACTGGGCTCGATCGCGTTCGAGACGGTCGACGTCGGCGGCGCGGACGTCGCCGAGGCGGTCGACGCCGCCGACATCTTGCTCACGCACTACGCGTCGGTTCCGGCCTCGGCGATGGACGCCACGGGATGTTCCGTCGTGACCTGCTACGCCACCGGGGTCGACAACGTTGACGTCGAAGCGGCCACGGAGCGAGGAATCGCCGTGACAAACGTGCCGAAATACTGCGACGAGGAAGTGGGCGAACACATCGTGACGCTCGCGCTCGCGTTGCTCCGCGGGCTCCCGCAGTACCAGACACACACGGCCGAGGGCGGATGGGACTGGCGAGCGGCCGACTCGGTACGGACGGCCGAGACCCAAACGTTCGGGTTCTTCGCCTTCGGACGGAAGGCCCGCGTCGCAGCGGCGCGGGCGAAGGCGTTCGGATTCGATGTCGTCGCACACGACCCGTACCTCTCCGCCGAAGAGATACGGGAGGCCGGCGCGGATCCCGTCTCGTTCGACGACCTCGTCGACGAGTCCGACGTTCTCTCGCTCAACGCACCGCTGACACCGGAGACCGAACAGCGGTTCGACGCGTCGGTCTTCGATCGGATGCGGCCGGGGTCGATCTTGATCAACACCGCCAGGGGGAAACTCGTAGACGAAGACGCGCTCCTCGACGCCCTCGACAACGGGCCGCTTCGCGGTGCCGGACTCGACGTTCTCGCCAGCGAACCGCCCGAGCAGACCAACCCACTGCTTCGGCATCCCGAGACGATCGTGACACCGCACGCGGCGTGGTACTCGCCGGGGGCCGTCGAGCGGGTCCGACGACGGGGATCGAAGATCGCTGCCGCCGCCTACAGGGGTGAAGCAGTCGACGGCGTGGTGAATCCCGACGCGCTCCACGTCGAGTGA
- a CDS encoding acyl-CoA dehydrogenase family protein has protein sequence MRLSDAESELRERAASFAAERIEPLAVEHERTGTHPTDIVRAAAREGLTSAALPAEYGGGGLGITGSLLVREALYAADPGIAEAITGSMFGCEIIAEEGTDAQAERWVRPVTDGELITGAAMTEPRGGSDFANTETRATRDGDEYVLDGEKIFIGNGHIADAVLVFARTSDTDPPHRGLSSFVVEAGTDGFRREELEGFVGPGAMALGELTLDGARVPVEARIGDEGDGFYQAMRTMNGSRLEIAASSIGAARGALDRTIEYISERETFGKPVKERQAVRHRIANYEARLEALRTFTYATARDLEENVDLAEEPAMAKLLAAQLAEEVASDAIQLHGGYGLLDEYRVEEYLRWAKIAQIYDGTNEVMRSIIAESVLDE, from the coding sequence ATGAGGCTGTCAGATGCGGAGTCAGAGCTTCGGGAGCGAGCAGCGTCTTTCGCCGCCGAGCGAATCGAACCTCTAGCGGTCGAACACGAGCGGACCGGGACGCATCCGACAGATATCGTCCGGGCGGCCGCTCGAGAAGGGCTCACTTCGGCGGCGCTCCCCGCGGAATACGGGGGCGGCGGTCTGGGAATCACCGGAAGCCTGCTGGTGCGCGAAGCGCTGTACGCGGCTGACCCGGGAATCGCCGAGGCGATTACCGGGTCGATGTTCGGCTGCGAGATCATCGCCGAGGAGGGAACCGACGCGCAGGCCGAGCGATGGGTACGGCCGGTGACGGACGGCGAACTGATCACGGGCGCGGCGATGACCGAACCGCGCGGCGGGTCCGACTTCGCGAACACCGAGACGCGAGCCACCCGGGACGGCGACGAGTACGTCCTCGACGGCGAGAAGATCTTCATCGGGAACGGTCACATCGCCGACGCCGTTCTCGTGTTCGCCCGCACGAGCGACACCGACCCGCCGCACAGGGGGCTTTCGTCGTTCGTCGTCGAGGCCGGGACCGACGGCTTCCGTCGCGAGGAACTCGAGGGGTTCGTCGGACCGGGCGCGATGGCGCTCGGTGAACTCACGCTCGATGGCGCTCGAGTCCCCGTCGAGGCGCGCATCGGCGACGAGGGAGACGGGTTCTACCAGGCGATGCGGACGATGAACGGGAGTCGGCTCGAAATCGCGGCGAGTTCGATCGGTGCCGCCCGCGGGGCGCTCGATCGGACGATCGAGTACATCTCCGAGCGCGAGACGTTCGGGAAACCGGTCAAGGAGCGCCAGGCCGTCCGTCACCGCATCGCGAACTACGAGGCCCGACTCGAAGCGCTCCGAACGTTCACCTACGCGACGGCACGTGATCTCGAAGAGAACGTCGACCTCGCAGAGGAGCCGGCGATGGCGAAGCTGTTGGCTGCGCAGTTGGCTGAAGAAGTGGCGAGCGACGCGATCCAACTGCATGGCGGGTACGGCCTCCTCGACGAGTACCGCGTCGAGGAGTACCTCCGGTGGGCGAAGATCGCTCAGATCTACGACGGGACGAACGAAGTGATGCGGAGTATCATCGCCGAATCCGTCCTCGACGAGTAG
- a CDS encoding aspartate aminotransferase family protein, producing MSTGPPPEELHFSQRPTVTEPIPGPRSSDLLDEQAAKEASTVAYPLSLPIAIDSARGATIEDVDGNVYLDFAAGIGVANVGHSNPYVLEAAQEQLGAVAHTIDFPTEARLEFIDALDSIAPGTLPGNSRVAFGGPTGTNAIEASIKLAKYNTGRNGIVGFDRGYHGGTMGALSLSGWSSYKSDYTPLLPDVAHVPYPRPNEYETSEAALEASLEEVRAVVSGRSEDFETPPAGLWVEPIQGSGGVVVPPDGFLQELAEITARHDVLLIVDEIQTGMGRTGEWFASDHADITPDAVTVGKAVGGAGLPLSATVYREELDTWGPSAHAGTFRGHVPAMKAGSRAIEYIAAHDLLDRATELGAYLQDRLRELKQQCPRLVDVRGRGLLVGAEFRDADGAPLPDLVESIQTRCLRRGLIVWTAGIEGHILRLLPPLVLTDEQAHVGMDILQDVVGTVTDETGR from the coding sequence ATGTCAACCGGACCGCCGCCCGAGGAGCTTCACTTCTCGCAGCGGCCGACCGTGACGGAACCGATCCCCGGTCCGCGGTCCAGCGACCTACTCGACGAACAGGCCGCGAAAGAAGCGAGCACGGTGGCGTACCCGCTGTCGCTACCCATCGCGATCGACTCCGCACGTGGAGCGACGATCGAAGACGTCGACGGGAACGTCTATCTCGACTTCGCTGCAGGTATCGGCGTCGCGAACGTCGGACACTCCAATCCGTACGTGCTCGAGGCCGCCCAGGAACAACTCGGTGCGGTCGCACACACCATCGACTTCCCGACCGAGGCCCGCCTCGAGTTCATCGACGCGCTCGACTCGATTGCCCCGGGAACGCTCCCCGGGAACAGCCGAGTGGCGTTCGGTGGCCCCACGGGTACCAACGCCATCGAGGCGTCGATCAAGTTGGCGAAGTACAACACGGGACGAAACGGGATCGTCGGGTTCGATCGCGGCTATCACGGGGGGACGATGGGAGCGCTCAGTCTCTCCGGGTGGTCTTCGTACAAGAGCGATTACACCCCCCTGCTCCCGGACGTCGCTCACGTTCCGTATCCGCGCCCGAACGAGTACGAGACGTCGGAAGCCGCGCTCGAAGCCTCACTCGAGGAGGTCCGAGCCGTCGTCAGCGGGCGTTCGGAGGACTTCGAAACGCCGCCCGCTGGCCTCTGGGTGGAGCCTATCCAGGGCTCCGGTGGCGTCGTCGTTCCCCCGGACGGTTTTCTGCAGGAACTGGCCGAGATAACCGCCCGACACGACGTGCTGTTGATCGTCGATGAAATCCAGACCGGGATGGGCCGAACTGGCGAGTGGTTCGCCAGCGATCACGCCGATATCACCCCCGATGCGGTGACAGTCGGCAAAGCCGTCGGCGGCGCCGGGTTGCCGCTCTCGGCGACGGTGTACCGCGAAGAGCTGGACACGTGGGGACCGAGTGCTCACGCCGGGACCTTCCGTGGGCACGTTCCGGCGATGAAAGCGGGTTCCCGGGCGATCGAGTACATAGCAGCGCACGACTTACTCGACCGCGCGACCGAACTCGGCGCCTATCTGCAGGACCGGCTCCGGGAACTGAAGCAACAGTGTCCGCGACTCGTCGACGTGCGAGGTCGCGGGCTGCTCGTCGGTGCCGAGTTCCGTGACGCCGATGGAGCCCCGCTTCCGGATCTCGTCGAGTCTATCCAAACACGCTGTTTGCGGCGTGGCCTCATCGTGTGGACGGCCGGGATCGAGGGACACATCCTCAGACTGCTCCCGCCGCTCGTCCTGACCGACGAACAGGCGCACGTGGGAATGGACATCCTCCAGGACGTGGTCGGTACAGTGACCGACGAGACGGGTCGCTGA